The genomic window GGCAGAGGTTGGCGACCGGAACGGTGACGCCCAGCGAGAAGCGGTAGCGGTTGACGAAGTCGCCGAGGAAGCGCGCGCGGACTTCCAGGAAGGACCTCTCCGCGGAGGCCGGCGCGGCCTTGTCTATGAAATACGGAAAGCCGATGACGAGGTGCGCCCGGGCCGCGTCGAACCGGCCTACCATCTCGCGTAGGATGTAGGCCATGGTGCGGTAGTTGACGTTGTCGCGATAGCCGTAGAGGATTTCGACGAAGCGGCTCATATGAGTGCCGCGGAACTGCGCCGGCAGGTCGACGAACATGTCGACGGTGGCGATGGTGTCCTGGTGGTCGCGCTCGCGGTCGAGGACGCGCACCGGCAGCCGCACGCCCTTGACGCCGACGCGGTCTATCGGTATCTCCGCGGCGGGGCGCTCGTTCGCGACGTCGTTCAGTGGTTTTTTATTAACCGGCATTCGAAACCAACTTGCGCGTTATGACATTAAAGCCCCGGCGGTATCGGCGACGCGGCGGGCGATGTCCAACGCCCTTTCGGCTTCTACTTTATCGAACGCGTCTTTGGGGATACCGCCCGGCAATCCGTTCGGATAACGGGTGGGGATGTAGTATTTATCGAGTAAAGCCGCCGGCCCGACCAGTTCGCGGAAGGCCGGCTCCGTCCCGGCGCATTTCTCGCACAGTTCCGCCGCGGAGTGTCCCCACACTTCCGCGGCGCCCCGGTAAAATAAAAACCCTTTGAGGGCTTTCTCCGCGGCTTGTTGGGCGAGGAAGCAGGCGACGTTGAAGTGTCCGCCGGTCACGAGGTAGGCGGCCGCCTCCACGTCCGCCCCGGCCTGGGCCAACCACCGCGCGCCTTCATCTTCAGCGGCGTTTCTCATAGACCAACCTCCCGCGTTTGACGGCGGAAGCGACGAACCCCGGCCGCGCCGTCATATCCTCGAATTCCGCCGGCGTATAGACCAACAAGTCGAAGCCCACCCGGGGCGCGAACTCCACCAGAAAGTCGTTTAAGCGGTTTACGAATTTGACGGCCGTCTCCTGAACCACTATTAAATCGATGTCGCTCGTACGCCGGACGCCGCCCGTCGCCAGCGAGCCGACGAGGTACGCGCGCTCGACGTCGTACTTCGGCAACAGCGCGAGCGCCCGCGCCAGCTCCGCCTCCAGCTTGGCCTTACGTTCGCTGTCTATGCCGAACGTCACGGGCATTTTTTTATCACCGGCTTAGGCCGCTCCCGCGCTACTTCGTTCAAACCGTTCTTTTTGTCAGCCATTTTCGGAACGCCTCGAATGTTCACTCGGTTTCGCCTGCCCCGAGCTCGCGAAGAAGGTCGGAAACCGACAACCGCTCGGCCCATTTCCGCAAGTAACTTTCGTCCAACGCTTCCCCCTGTACTTCGTATACGGCGCGGGCGTCGCGTACGTGCCTCTCGCCGTCGCCGGTGGCCCGTGCCCAACGCAGCTTCGATAGTATCGCGTCCTCGGCTGAGGGGAACCACATGTCGACGCCGCCGTAGCGGACTTTTCGCCGTCGTTCGAAGAACGAACGTTCGAACGGGTCGGCCTTAAGGGG from bacterium includes these protein-coding regions:
- the folE2 gene encoding GTP cyclohydrolase FolE2; translation: MPVNKKPLNDVANERPAAEIPIDRVGVKGVRLPVRVLDRERDHQDTIATVDMFVDLPAQFRGTHMSRFVEILYGYRDNVNYRTMAYILREMVGRFDAARAHLVIGFPYFIDKAAPASAERSFLEVRARFLGDFVNRYRFSLGVTVPVANLCPCSKDISDAGAHNQRGDVYVELESRNIIWIEEVVAWAEEAASAPLFALLKREDEKAVTELAYGRPRFVEDVVRNVAEKLERDKRVRSYRVECTNYESIHQHDAYAAIAYDKRKREKA
- a CDS encoding HEPN domain-containing protein is translated as MRNAAEDEGARWLAQAGADVEAAAYLVTGGHFNVACFLAQQAAEKALKGFLFYRGAAEVWGHSAAELCEKCAGTEPAFRELVGPAALLDKYYIPTRYPNGLPGGIPKDAFDKVEAERALDIARRVADTAGALMS
- a CDS encoding nucleotidyltransferase domain-containing protein, whose product is MPVTFGIDSERKAKLEAELARALALLPKYDVERAYLVGSLATGGVRRTSDIDLIVVQETAVKFVNRLNDFLVEFAPRVGFDLLVYTPAEFEDMTARPGFVASAVKRGRLVYEKRR